The following DNA comes from Naumovozyma dairenensis CBS 421 chromosome 4, complete genome.
ttaaAGTTTCTAAAACGGATGGAAGCGCTTCATCTAGTACTTTGGCTACTTCTGGTGTAGAATATACATTCACTGGCTTACtcatcttttcttcttaagTGTTTAAACTTATAAGGTTAAGATTCCCTCGAATTCGGTAATTGGAATCCTGAATTGATAAGAGAGGTCACTCAGTTACGAATGTTATACTTCTTAGTCCAGCtaattaattgataaattatatttgaatgtTTGATGATAACATAGTGTCACCACAGAAGGGTTACCCGCGGTATGTTGAAGATTTGGCGTAACCACGTAATTACgtatataataatagatgAGTATAAACAATACTTCAATAGGGAAGAGTGAGTAAGTACCTAGATTCGATGGCTATTCATCATTTCACAAAGGCATTCCGGGAAGGATAGCATTGGATCTAGGAGTTGATATAGTACgattattgaatttaacataatatttaatattttttcttcgaaGAAGGAAAGTATTAATGCACCAGACTAGAAAGAAGTGATAAAACATATTCATGGCTATGGATTCCAAGATAGttcaaaattcaaaatatagATATGTATACGGTAAGAATGCGAAAAAGGATCTTcaatatgaaaatattaaggTGACGACGAATCCATGGGATTCAAATCTAATTAAAtgtaatgaaaaattcataGCAGTAAATTGGTTTTCTTCAGGCAGCGTTGGTTCATTTGCCATTTTACGAATAGACCAAGTGGGTAAACTGCCTGATCAAATTTCCCTATTTAAAGGTCATAAATCTCAAATTCTAGATACAGACTTTGATCCATTCAATACCTATAGAATTGCATCTGCATCTGATGATTGTAGCATTGGAATATGGGATATTCCAAAGAATTATTCACCTTCTACATATTTAGATGATGAGGAAAATATACCTAAAGATATTAGTCCGtcctttttcttatatGGGCATGCGAGGAAGGTGGGTcatatattatatcatcCGACAATTCCAAATATATTAGCATCTTCTTCCTTAGATTACTCAGTAAAAATATGGAACATAGGGACAAAGAAGGACGAAATTACATTAAGACATTCAGACATGGTCACTTCAATGTCCTTCTCATATGATGGGGCATATCTGGCCACAATAAGCCGTGATAAGATGTTGCGAATATGGGATATACgtgaaaataaaatcattagTGAAACGAGAGCACATAGAGGTCCTAAGATACAAAGAGTCCTGTGGCTTGGTGATTCAAATTATGTAGTTACCACTGGATTTTCTAAGACATGTGAACGGCAAATTGGACTCTGGAATGCATTCcaattaagaaataatgGAAAGAGCAAATTTTATGGAATTGACCAATCCTCTGGTTTACTAATGCCAttttttgataatcttACCAAAATCTTATACGTTGTCGGGAGGGGTGATGCAAATATTAGATATTatgaattccaaaataatgaattattacaattatCACAGTACCAATCTTTAGAACCACAACGGGGATTTTCCATTTTACCGAGATCTTTGTGTAATGGGAAAGGTAATGAGCTCATGAAATGTTTGAGATTGGTAGATGGTAATCGTATTGTTCCAGTCTCATTTTTCGTGCCACGAAGAGTAGAAGGATttcaaaaggaaaaaactTCAACTAGCTCCAAACCTCAAATAACAATGTCTGCTAGCGAATGGTTCGGTCAAAAATCAGACAAAGTTATAATGTCGAATAAGACAAATGTGCTTAGCTTAAATAACTCTTCCaaatcattaatgaatCCGCGAGGGATCACAGAACATGGAAACGAAAAAAGCTTGTCTGTAACTGATGCCTTTTCACCTCCTACCTCCATCAATGAAGATTCTAATATTTCCATACCATCTTTgagaatttcaaaattacgAAGGAGGGAAGAACCACCATTAGCAAGATCATATCTTAGATCTATATCtagtgaagaagaaaagagaacGAGGAGAAGGATAACCTCTCAGAAAAATAGGCTAATAAGTGGGCTTAGTGACTCCCCCATCAAAAAAGGGGAAGAAATTTTACGTCCTGAAGAGGAGAGTTCTTCTGTGAACCTTACAGAAGCTGAAGACCGAAAAGTAGCAAAGATTACGCCACAGGTAGCTGCCACAAGCACTGAAGAACCTTCAATAAAACAGCTTTCCAATACGCTCAAATGGAATGATAACCAAATTGGTGTTTCCCTAAGTATCAATACGCCTAACACTAAAATTGCTTCAATAGACATAAAAAAGCAGAGCAATTCTCTAGGATCAACTCTTGCAATTCACATATCAATGAACGCATTAACATTCAATATGCAATCTGAAAACTTATTTAGAGACTCAGTCTTGGATAATATCGCTTCCTTAGGAAACCACGTCACTACTCTTGAAgataatttaaaatatcttcaaGACATGGATACTTCACATTTGGCTCGTCTGAGGAGTTTAGAACAAAAGATTCAAATACTCGAAGAAAAGACAGCTCGCGATTGATATCGATTCCCCCTTAATTATTTATGCGCACTTagtattttcattatagaCTCTATAGACACTACTCAATAAATGTAACATTATTAACTGTACTTTTCCAAAAACAAAATCTATATTACTCTTTGGTTTAAATTCGTGTGACGTTTCAAATTAACTGACACAGTTccttttgaaatatttgcGGCGCCGAACgaagagaaaaaaagtgaaaaaatttttaaatgaaaaaatcttTCAGTAAGGGCATCGCTCGATGTATCGACAAGAGTCAAACAGGtgagaaaagaaaaactataAATACGTTGACAAGATCCCATTCCAAATCTGAGTCGAAAACGATCTTTCCCATTagttcaaattttttcttttgtctTGTATTCCTAATATCTTGGGCTTGTACATTTTCTTCTCAATATGGTGGCTATTTATTTCTGTCcctttcatcatcttgttctttttaaagaattaacAAAATATAAGTGATAACTCATTTTCCAGATACCCCTTCAACTATaaacatataataatgGCTGCTGTCAGAGATTACAAAACTGCTCTTGAACACTTAAAGACCTATCCAAAGAAAGATGGGTTATCCGTTCAAGAATTAATGGATTCAAACACGAGAGGTGGTTTGACTTACAATGATTTCTTGATCTTACCAGGTTACGTTGGTTTCGGTTCTACTGATGTAGTCTTACGAACTAGATTAACCAAGAAAATCGCTTTAAACACGCCATTTGTTTCATCTCCTATGGATACTGTTACTGAAGCTGATATGGCTATTCATATGGCATTATTAGGTGGTATTGGTATCATTCATCACAATTGTTCTCATGATGAACAAGCCGCTATGGTTAGAAAAGTTAAGAAGTACGAAAATGGGTTCATTAACTCTCCTATTGTCGTTTCTCCCCAAACTACTATTGCTGAAGCTAGACAAATGAAGCAAGATTACGGCTTTTCTGGTTTTCCAGTTACTGGTATGTTCtaacatttttattttacttttattattgttccTTCGattgttgattttgttATACTgatcttttattttatatttggTCCAATTTtcgaaaaatataaagagaAAACGTGTTCAATGAAAAGTCCAAtttttaatgatgattaatcttttttatttaataactTTCGTTCTACTGACTGTGATCAAACGATCTTGTAGATAACTTTTACTCTGAAAATACTTTCCAATAGACagttttcctttttattttttgcaTTAAGGGATCAGAATATAAGCAAAAGAggaaatacaaaaaaaatcaatatattttttttcaaggATATTTTTACTAACTTTTagaattttaatatttgttaAAATCTAACTatcaatttagaaaatggtCAATTCCCAGGTAAATTATTAGGTATAGTTACTTCTCGTGATATTCAATTCGTTGAAGATGCTACTTTACCAGTTTCTGAAATTATGACCAAGGATCCAGTTACCAGTTTGCATGGTATTACTTTGTCTGAAGGTAATGAAATCCTaagaaagattaagaagggtaaattattaattgtcgatgaagaaaacaacTTAGTCTCAATGCTTTCAAGAGCtgatttaatgaaaaatcaaaactaCCCATTAGCTTCCAAATCTGCTACTACCAAACAATTATTATGTGGTGCTTCCATTGGTACTTTGCCAACAGACAGAATTAGATTGACTAAATTAGTCGAAGCTGGTTTAGATGTCGTTGTCATTGACTCTTCTCAAGGTAACTCTCTTTTCCAAATTGAAATGTTGAAATGGATCAAACAAACATACCCAGACTTAGAAGTCATTGCAGGTAACGTTGCCACTAGAGAACAAGCTGCTAATTTGATTGCTGCCGGTTGTGATGGTTTAAGAATCGGTATGGGCTCTGGTTCTATTTGTATTACTCAAGAAGTTATGGCTTGTGGTAGACCACAAGGTACTGCTGTTTACAACGTTTGTCAATTTGCTAACCAATTCGGTGTTCCATGTATGGCCGATGGTGGTGTTGCTAACATTGGTCACATTGTTAAAGCTATTGCCCTAGGTGCCTCCACCGTGATGATGGGTGGTATGCTTGCTGGTACTACTGAATCTCCAGGTGAATACTTCTTTAGAGACGGTAAGAGATTAAAATCTTACCGTGGTATGGGTTCCGTTGATGCAATGAATAAAGGTGCTGCGTCTGCATCCCGTTATTTCTCTGAAGATGACAAGGTCTTTGTTGCTCAAGGTGTTGCTGGTTCTGTCGTTGACAAGGGTTCTATCAAGAAGTTCATCCCATACTTATACAATGGTCTACAACATTCTTGTCAAGATATTGGTGTTACTTCTGTTAATGCCTTACGTGAAGAAGTTCAAAGCGGTAACGTCAGGTTTGAATTTAGAACAGCTTCTGCCCAATTGGAAGGTGGTATTAATAACTTACATTCTTATGAAAAACGTTTACATAACTGAGAGAGTTTGtgaaaattcaattttatttaggTGAACACACGTAAAAAAATAGATTATTTAAACGATATTCCATTtaatcatatatataatgtcATTTTGTATACTACATTAATAAACAggttttttcaattttgattcttcttattttcatttacTAAATGACGGACTAAGGTTCTGTCGCTAGACGAAAGGTTATGTCTCCACGACACAAGATACACTGGCTGAGCCACTATTTAAACGTCAATAATGAACCAAGATATTGGATACAATAAAGTAATGTGTGGTGGCTACCAGTTATCCAAGCTTTTGTTAAGCAAGTAAAAATACAAGTAATagaaattagaaagaaAGCCAAAGAAAGACATAAAGACTACTCCACAAAATGCCGAATGGTTCTAATATAAAGGGCCGTTTCAGAATGCTATATTCTCTTGCAACGCAATTTTTACCAATGAAATAGTATGTTTACTCCTTTGGGTAATAATTCGctatcaaaagaaaatgttcaaagaaaattacTTTTTGGAGCAGTACGTGAAGACAGAAAGACAGCAAGCACCACTGTCTAGATTATAAAGCATATATTTCCTGAAAGTTAATATGTATAGTTTGTTTGAACAACATGTCAGTTCTCCAAAGATTTTCACAAGGATACTGAAGAATGTTTCAACCTCAACACCATCGTTAAGAGTAAATCAATGCAATCTagtttaaaagaaaaacttgCTGGTTAACGagtatatattcaaatgaatTCAACACCAATATTCCTGATTCGTAACAAGTTTTTGAACAAAGTGTTATGCTCCCTAGTCATATAAATCcgaatattttttctatcCCCAAGTTAATAACCTATACAAACGTTCTCGAGTTAAATGaatcaaaaagaaaagtatTCTTTAAAGTACATATTAACCATTAACCTATATAATGTCCGAGTACCAATGCCTTAATATGATCTTCTACTTTCAACCTTCACCTCACATATCGTATACTTTTATTGATAACGATgtattcatttttcttgtcTATGATTAAATGTATGACATGcttataaaagaaataaagtTTTAAAAAAACGCGAGAACTGGAAACAGGAAACAGTTCTATGCGACctcaaagaaataaaatgtaTGCTAATGTTCAATATCCAATCAATGTGAATCGAgtcttgttgttttttattatccATTCCCCTTCGAATGCTAATGTGACGTTCTTAACTTGCTGtgagaaaaaatcaaaatatgtGATGAATTTTTCCCTCCTTATTTTCCATTGTCATTTTTATCTCTATCTCCTCACAATgtgaatatttattatgttTTTTTGGTTCTTTTATCTTAGATTTAAAAGTCCATTTCTTCGATTTTACCAGATGCAAACATGGTGTTCAAATCAGCGGCACCgaatttattacttttaatatcttgatcaatattttgtaatttttgttcAACACTTTCTTCCCACATTTCCAAAGTGGAACCAGATTCATAGAATGAAGAAGTACAGTTCTTTTCTAACATTGGAGGAGCAGTGTTCATAGTTGGTAATGGAACACGCTTGAATTCAGGGACAACGGTAGTAGCAGCTTGTGCTCTGTTTGCTTCTTCGACTTCTTGTTGATGGCTCATGGCAAGATGATGTCTTATTCTGTCAGCCGCAGAGTTAACATCCTTTAAGTATtctaattttgatttttcgTCCATTGTcatattgattttttttgacTTTATAGTTTTGATGAAAAGCTAGTTTcccttttttatttgttttgtAAGTATGGTCActgaaagaaattaaatacCAAGACCAACGAAATAATGAGAACAATacatttgaagataaattgGAGATTGTTTAAGTTGATCGGTCCTTCTTTTCCTTATATAGCCTTTctaattaatgattttcttttctttaaacgGAAACCGTTGAGGAGGAGAGGCGGTGCCGTTAAGCGCGGAGGGGTGTGGGTTTcctgaaaataaataatgttgTCTGGGTGCTATTTGTTTACTTTGAGTGGGTGTCTGGGTCATATTGTAAACAACTCGTTTTAAGTGACcaaaatattgttttagCCGCTAAGGTCCCAAAGTTTTGAATACATCTAATCTAATACTTAAGGATAAGTTATTTTTGCTTAATGAAGCATAGGACATgtaattaaaaaataaataaataaactatAGTGTTGCATGGTTTTATATCTCAACTATTCATAAGTTTTAAAGTTTAGGGTTCTTAACTGTCTACATAATGCGCGGGGAACTATGGCCATTGTGGTTCTACAACAATGTTCAGAGATCCGGGAAGCAGAGggagaaaaagaaatgcATTCCAGTAAGGTAATCACCATTTATAGTATTATACAAACAAACTAGTGATTAATTGTTTCCTGATTTTCTCTTAGGCGAACCATAACATTATCTTCAGGACGTAAATCAGGAACTTGATATCCTTGCGTAACTTTTTGTCTTACTCTACTACCTACAGTAGCTAACACATTCTTATATTCATGTTGATTCTGATATTGTTCCTTCtgattttctaaattaatACCACCCATACTATGTTGTAACCCCTCGATAtcttgataaatattttgattaGAAGACATTTTCCTTAATAGTTATTGGTTCGTGATTTGCTTTTTTTGTAGAAACTAATCTGTGTGCTTGTATGGTAATGTTGTTTTTTGATGTCCTTAAATAACCAGTAAGACCCCCCACTTATATATACACGATTCTATATCAAATGAGTCTCTATCTTTTTTTAAGCCTCTAGTTCAAGGGATTCTTCAACACCCTTTTAATATGGGAGTTCCGCATTTCCACTAAATGGAACGGTATCGGCCCCTTATAGCGCGGGTAACAAGCGCCATGGTAAGAAAACTAAGTGACACATTCTACTGAGGGAacattaaagaatatatgaaaataaaatgaagatattaaagaaaaaagtgcatattttattcaattttgatttgaaaattttaaatagatatatagagataaaaaaataactataaataaagaaaaaagtttACAtcttaatcttttttttattcaaaagtTTCATATCTGAATCCAAAGAATGGGTATGATTATTGTTTCACTTTTCCAAATTAAAGAGTTGGAAAGGTTTCAACATTGGCCTTAACTGGTTCAATCTTTTCCTTTGGTAATGAATAACCACCACCAATGGAGCTTCTTACTCTATCAGCTAAGTTGACAATGTAATTATTGAAGACTTGTTCATCCCCATATAGATCCTTTTGTTGTTCAATGGTCATATCATGTAATTTTTGTTCAGCTAGAGGAATAGTTTCAGTAGCGGTAGATGTAGAAGTAGAAGCTGgcatttttattttttattttgttgagTGTTGGCCTATTGAAAGTTTGGATACAATTAATTGATGTTCTTGTTTTTATGATAAATACttaaaaattaaagagaAAGTTCCAATTGGGGAAGAATAGTGCAAAGAATATTAGACGCTTTTATATGTCAAGAAAATATGAGatcaaaatttcatttgggaatatttttccatgaaatattttttgttggaGCTCAGCTGTcttgaaagaatattttccTCTACGCCTGAGGAACTATGGAAACCAAAAGTGTGTTATGCGGCACTTTGTTAGGGAGCCTGTTTTTCTGGTGCCTGGGTTCTCGTTGCCGTGGTGACGGAACGAGGAAGACTTTTTTATTCGCTTCACTAAATTCGGAAAAACAATACAATTCTCGATAAACTTTGTACGTATATATGTGGCATGCTACGAAACTTCTCGGGTGGGTCTTGGATTCCAGTTTCATTGTTTACAAAACGCTACTTATGCGTGTTTACGTAATCGAAGAATACTGATTTCACCATCTTGAAGTAGCTGATTCAGAGCATATAGAGGACTTATTCATAAAGCTACTTACATACGTACATCATACCTTGGGAATAAATCTGTTACCCATATCAAACATGAATAAAATACCTTTACTGTTATTATGAATCGATAGATCATGTATGGTATccataatatattcatatcGTATTCTGCCATAAAAAAATGTGGGGAGTTTGGAATGTGTAAACGGCGTATAACACATATTGTCCGGTGCAAAAGACTGATAGATTccttttttcaatctttttACATATGCCGAACCAGGTTGATAActtgaagaaaacattttaCCACACCAATATATCGattctatttttttattatttaaccCATTATGTTACATTATGTAGCATTATAAAGGTAGTTTTTTGAGTCAGTAAACAAAATTGATCATATATAGTGACGCTAAAATATAAAAGGCTGTGGGCGccttaaaatatttactaTTGCTCTTTCGAGTGaacaaaattaaaattaagGTTACATCGAGTGCTCTAATAAaagcaaataataatgggaTATTCTAGCAAAGCTATTACGGGCTTGTTTGCGCAAAAACCGTTGTGAAAACTAGTAACCCATTAAGATTATACGTTGTTCTCACTTAATCTTATCcaaatattgattattCTCCGTCGAATTTTCAACGAGAAATAACTCGCGCACTCTGGGAAGAAAAATAGGAGATTTTGCCACCTCGATAGGAATAGCACCCCATACCAATTGATAATTGCAAAATTTTCTcagagaagaaaagagaagacAAGACAGTACGTacttacatatatatatttatgttCTATGTACTATTCCTTTTACTAAATACGTATATATAGGAAATCAAGAATCAAGCAAAAATGGCCACTATCCTTAAGGCATTGAAAGAGCAAGAAGTTATTCCAGACGTGATTAAGAATGAGCAATTCCAACCCGTCGGTGAGTTTGCCATCAAATACACTACCGAAGAATCAAAAGTTTTGAATGCTCAATTGGGTAGTTATCTTACTCCATTGGAAGCCAAGTCCAAGCCAACTACTATCAATGTTAAATTCTTTGATGAAAGCTTAGACTTGGAACACGACAGATTCACCTTCGTGATGACAGATCCTGATGCTCCTTCTAGAACTGATAAAACATACAGTGAATATTGTCATTACGTGGAAACTGATATCGATTTGTCTAAGGCAGATGCGGAAGGCTGGAGACCAATCGGCAATGGTAAAGTCGTGTCTTCTTATATTGGTCCTGGCCCACCACCAAAGACAGGCAAGCATAGATACGTCTTCTTGCTATACAAACAACCAAGAGACTTGACAAAATTCACTGAAGTTAAAGGTCAGTTTAACTGGGGATATGGTATCCCAGGTGTTGGTGCTAATAAATGGGCCAGCGAAAACAAGTTGGACTTGGTGGCTGcagattttttcttctctgAAAACACCGATTAATGAGTGTGTGTGTAAATATACACGTTTATAGATCTAAACATGCTATTAATTAAAAACCATTTTCAGCTTCCACGTGAACTATGATATATATCATTCATAAATCTGACCTTTGTCGCACAtgctttttttcttgttgaaGCTGTATATAATTTGCCACCCAAAGGCCCATCCAAAAAAGACGGTTATATCTTTAGTTAGCCGCCCAGCCCTCTCTCCTCCCATAATCCGTCCGcgaaagaaaaatacatGTAGAAACTTTGGGTTGCAAGCTACTTTCCATCGTTTTCTAGAAAGGCTACAACTTCATCTCAAAGGGAAGAGACTCCTAAAATGGTTATATTTTCAGGTAACTCAACCCTCTAACGTATGAAGGAAGAACATATCTAAACTCTACTTTGAAAAAGGTCATCACAAAAGTCAAAAGGCTAACTACATATTTACTCAGAAAAGCTGGTTtccatttttctttaaaccTTATTCTTTTTAGTGAGACCACATTATGAACATAACGCAAGACAAATCAACTCCatcctcatcttcatcagcTTCTCCAATATCGACATcacaagaaagaaaaggcTTACCTGAGCAATTAATTCAAGCAAAGCATGACTGGTTTTTATCCAGTATTGGGAATTTCACATGGGTAATCATATATTTCTGTACAGGCTCAACGATGTTTGTCTTAAAGGGTATATCATACATTTTAACTCTTTTCCTTTTACAAATTCCAGGTAAAATCATTCATTCAGCAAATAAGATGCGGTTTACTATTTCATTCACTGTTATCTTAACAGTCATAGCAATCTTAATCTATATCACATACTGTATTGTAAAGGCAAGGGTATTATCACagtataaaaaattaacaCCTGACGAAGATAGTCTCCTTATGAATCAAAACATTGGTGCAGGTACGAATAGAGAAGCAGGTTCGACACCTCTTAATCGATCggaaaatatgaaaaatcgtaattcaaataatatcaatgatGATACTTTCTTATCATCTTACTTGGACCAATTTTTAAGCGCTATAAAAATTTTTGGGTATTTGGAAAAACCTGTTTTCCATGCATTAACTAAGAATATGAAAACTCAAAAACTAGATGAAGGTGAaatcttattattagataattCTATCGGATTTGCAATAGTTGTAGAGGGGACTTTGCAAGTTTTCCATGAAGTAGAACAAACTGCTGATGAAATAGTTAGAAATGAAGCTAGAGATGACATTACGGAACATGAATCAGTTTTACGAGTAGAAGCACTCactaataatgataatgaggATCTTACTACTTATAATAGTGGCATCTCAGATTCAGACTCGGATTCAGACTTTGATTCGGACGATGAATCGTCAGGTTACATTCGGTTGAAAAACGGATTAGGtaaatttcaattattaaatacaGTTAAACCAGGTAATCCAATATCTTCCTTAGTAAATATTCTGAACTTGTTTACATCTGCAAACCCTAATGCATCGCCTTATAATATAAATGGCTCAAGGTCCGATAGTAATGATAGAGGGAACTCAAACAACATTGACATGCAATTACAATTTGGTAAATTCACTTTAAATAGTGACAACGCGACTTCTAGCTGTCCAACACCATCTATGGATACAACGCCTCCCCTTCAATCTTCTGAACATATTCCAGCTCTATTATCACCATATTCTATCCCAAAGGTCGTTGCCCGTGCTAGTACAGACTGTACCATTGCAATAATTCCACCTCAGGCGTTTGCTAGATTGACTGCTAAATATCCTAGATCTGCTTCACATatgattcaaatgattttaGCCAAATTATACAACGTGACCTTTCAAACAGCACATAATTATTTGGGTTTGACTCGTGAAATTATGGATATTGAACTATCCTTGAATCGTTCAGTCAAATATGAACTTccttattatttaaaagaaaccGTCATTAGAAAATCCAAGGCTTCTAATTCGGAAATTAAACATAATGATAGTAATCGCCATGCAAGAAAATCAAGTTTTGAATCCAGTAAACCAAGATTAGATTCTAAGACTACATCGTTATCCAACGATAACCTTCAAGCACCCATCCCAGCAAAACCGAGCCGGAACTCTATGGTAATCGGTTCGAGACATGTTGTTCTAGATTCAAGAGATCACTTAAACCCAGGTGACTTGTTATCAAATGTACCACTATCTAGAAAAGAATACAATGATGACACTCCAGCAAGAGATTCAAAGTCGCCAAATCAATGGACGTCAAAGGCAAACGCCTCACACGATCATATAGATACGAAAAAACATTTAAAATCATACGACCGTCCTAAgctcaaaaaaaattatcaaaatggATCTTCCGCAAGTTTCATTAAGACATTGAAAACAAAGCATGGAATGAATGAGGACATAAAGACAAGATCATTTTCAGCAGCTCAGGAGGAAACAGAAGACTCTTCTGTTCGGATGGCTGTTACTGAAGCATTTTTTGCTTTTATGGGAGTTAGCCAATCTAATATGTCAGCCGCGAACCCAGAGACTTCCTTCACTGACAGTAACACTAACCTAGGCAGGAGTGTCCACCGCTCATCCGAAATTTCATTGGATCCTTCCATAGGATCCTCTGTGACACATCAAACAACACTACGAATCTTGCCAAGTGAATACACTATCACTTCAAGAAGACAAATGAAACgtaacaagaaaaagaaaccatataaagaagaaatttcatctaatttagATTTCGACTCTGctaaaaatgaatttgcTCAAGGACTTCAATTGAAGTTTTTCAAACAAGGATCCAATATTGTTGAAGCAAACTCCGATGGGAAAGGTATGTTTTACGTTATTTCTGGTAAAATATCAGTCTCAACATCCAGCGATAGCGATGATCATCCAACcaataagaaaaatcatAAAATAGAACATACACTCTTCTCGATAGGAAGTGGTGGTATCGCTGGTTATCTTTCTGGGATTGTAGGTTATAAATCCTTTGTTAATTTAAAAGCACAAACAGATGTATACGTTGGGTTTTTACCAAATAAAGTAATTGAACGATTATGCGACAAATACTTCTTGATATATCTACGTATCGCTGAGACTTTGAGCGGTTTACTCTCTTCAAGAATGTTGAAACTAGATCATGCTTTAGAATGGGTTCATCTTTCTGCATCAGAGACATTATTTTCGCAAGACGATCCCGCAAATGGTATATATGTAGTTTTGAACGGTAGATTAAGACAATTGCAAGAAAGGAAGAGAAATACAACAAATGATGTGAATGAAGCAATTACTCATCATGACAGCAAGAAAGAtaagatgaagaattctACAACATATCCAGTGGTTGTGGGA
Coding sequences within:
- the NTE1 gene encoding lysophospholipase (similar to Saccharomyces cerevisiae NTE1 (YML059C); ancestral locus Anc_4.318) translates to MNITQDKSTPSSSSSASPISTSQERKGLPEQLIQAKHDWFLSSIGNFTWVIIYFCTGSTMFVLKGISYILTLFLLQIPGKIIHSANKMRFTISFTVILTVIAILIYITYCIVKARVLSQYKKLTPDEDSLLMNQNIGAGTNREAGSTPLNRSENMKNRNSNNINDDTFLSSYLDQFLSAIKIFGYLEKPVFHALTKNMKTQKLDEGEILLLDNSIGFAIVVEGTLQVFHEVEQTADEIVRNEARDDITEHESVLRVEALTNNDNEDLTTYNSGISDSDSDSDFDSDDESSGYIRLKNGLGKFQLLNTVKPGNPISSLVNILNLFTSANPNASPYNINGSRSDSNDRGNSNNIDMQLQFGKFTLNSDNATSSCPTPSMDTTPPLQSSEHIPALLSPYSIPKVVARASTDCTIAIIPPQAFARLTAKYPRSASHMIQMILAKLYNVTFQTAHNYLGLTREIMDIELSLNRSVKYELPYYLKETVIRKSKASNSEIKHNDSNRHARKSSFESSKPRLDSKTTSLSNDNLQAPIPAKPSRNSMVIGSRHVVLDSRDHLNPGDLLSNVPLSRKEYNDDTPARDSKSPNQWTSKANASHDHIDTKKHLKSYDRPKLKKNYQNGSSASFIKTLKTKHGMNEDIKTRSFSAAQEETEDSSVRMAVTEAFFAFMGVSQSNMSAANPETSFTDSNTNLGRSVHRSSEISLDPSIGSSVTHQTTLRILPSEYTITSRRQMKRNKKKKPYKEEISSNLDFDSAKNEFAQGLQLKFFKQGSNIVEANSDGKGMFYVISGKISVSTSSDSDDHPTNKKNHKIEHTLFSIGSGGIAGYLSGIVGYKSFVNLKAQTDVYVGFLPNKVIERLCDKYFLIYLRIAETLSGLLSSRMLKLDHALEWVHLSASETLFSQDDPANGIYVVLNGRLRQLQERKRNTTNDVNEAITHHDSKKDKMKNSTTYPVVVGELAQGESFGEVEVLTAMNRFTTIVAVRDSELARIPRTLFESIAMEHPSIMIRVSRLVAKKIMGNNYTQNNEDNNLAIPLTKSLNSLNSHYQTQNHSSGKITFRTITILPIREGLPVENFAMKLVQAFKQVGRNTIGLNQRTTLTHLGRHAFDRLAKLKQSGYFAELEEMYQTVVYIADTPSKSSWTQTCIAQGDCILLLADATSLPDIGEYENLLLKSKTTARTELILLHPERYVEPGLTQKWLRYRPWVHSHHHIQLVVNPLEGISANKIHGFNGGALALVDKFIQTDFSKKTQQNISKLLPDSLKTTVENFSSRFMKKRNAQFYTPTNPHKNDFLRLARILSGQAIGLVLGGGGARGLSHLGVIQAIEEQGIPIDMIGGTSIGSFVGGLYAKDYDLVPIYGRVKKFAGRISSLWRTLLDLTWPVTSYTTGHEFNRGIWKTFGDTRIEDFWIQYYCNSTNITNSVQEIHSFGYAWRYIRASMSLAGLLPPLEEHGSMLLDGGYLDNLPVLEMKARGCDTIFAVDVGSVDDRTPMKYGDSLNGFWIVFNRWNPFSSHPNVPNMAEIQVRLGYVASVNALEKAKNTAGVLYIRPPIENYATLDFGKFEEIYAVGVDYGRIFFQELESEGKMPFLPGCQAQVVASEVPEFLLHRRHSI